The Acanthochromis polyacanthus isolate Apoly-LR-REF ecotype Palm Island chromosome 5, KAUST_Apoly_ChrSc, whole genome shotgun sequence genome includes a window with the following:
- the idh3b gene encoding isocitrate dehydrogenase [NAD] subunit beta, mitochondrial isoform X2, which yields MSVTMAAALRGSLVTLVKGLGGPRWQQLASRPLSVSAGLCSPEAPPARADATFKVTMVPGDGVGPELMTAVKEVFKAGDVPVEFEEFHLSEVQNMASEDKLDQVLTSMKTNKVAIKGKIHTPMEFKGELASYEMRLRRKLDLFANVVHVNSLQGYSTRHNNLDLVIIREQTEGEYSSLEHESVTGVIECLKIITREKSRRIAKFAFDYATKKGRNKVTAVHKANIMKLGDGLFLQSCAEVAQLYPKIKYENIIIDNCCMQLVQNPYQFDVLVMPNLYGNIIDNLAAGLVGGAGVVPGESYSAEYAVFETGARHPFAQAVGRNIANPTAMLLSAANMLRHLNLEYHSNMVTDAVKRVIKQGKVRTGDLGGYATSDEFTRAVIANLAV from the exons atgtctgtgacgATGGCGGCCGCCTTGAGAGGAAGCTTAGTAACATTGGTCAAG GGCCTGGGTGGCCCCCGGTGGCAGCAGCTCGCCTCTCGACCACTGAGTGTGTCTGCTGGTCTCTGTAGCCCAGAAGCTCCACCAGCCCGGGCTGATGCTACCTTCAAGGTCACCATGGTACCAGGAGATGGGGTCGGACCCGAGCTGATGACTGCTGTCAAGGAAGTCTTCAAG GCAGGCGATGTCCCGGTAGAATTTGAGGAGTTCCACCTGAGTGAAGTACAGAACATGGCCAGTGAGGATAAACTGGATCAAGTGTTGACCTCTATGAAAACCAACAAAGTGGCCATTAAAG GAAAGATTCACACACCAATGGAGTTCAAAGGGGAGTTGGCTTCATATGAGATGAGACTGAg GCGTAAACTGGACCTGTTTGCTAACGTGGTTCATGTGAACAGCCTGCAGGGCTACAGCACTCGCCACAACAACCTGGACCTGGTCATCATCCGTGAGCAGACTGAGGGGGAGTACAGCTCACTGGAGCACGAG AGTGTGACAGGTGTGATCGAATGCTTGAAGATCATCACCAGGGAGAAATCACGGCGTATTGCCAAATTCGCTTTTGATTATGCCACCAAGAAGGGGAGGAACAAGGTCACTGCTGTCCACAAAGCCAACATCAT GAAACTAGGTGATGGTCTGTTTCTGCAGAGCTGTGCAGAGGTGGCACAGCTGTATCCCAAAATCAAATATGAGAACATAATCATTGATAACTGTTGCATGCAG CTGGTCCAAAACCCATACCAGTTTGACGTGCTGGTGATGCCCAACCTGTACGGTAACATCATTGATAACCTGGCAGCAGGGCTGGTTGGAGGAGCAGGAGTTGTTCCTGGAGAAAGCTACAGTGCAGAGTATGCTGTTTTTGAGACC GGTGCACGCCACCCCTTTGCACAAGCTGTAGGAAGGAACATCGCCAACCCCACGGCCATGCTGCTCAGTGCTGCCAACATGCTCAGGCACCTCAA CCTTGAATACCACTCCAACATGGTCACAGATGCTGTCAAGAGGGTCATTAAACAGGGCAAg GTGCGCACTGGAGACCTGGGGGGCTATGCAACAAGTGACGAGTTCACCCGGGCTGTCATTGCTAACCTGGCAGTCTAA
- the ptpra gene encoding receptor-type tyrosine-protein phosphatase alpha, producing MPTSLLQGRMGVCPLLLLLGVALRASAQDHVPITSPPNITAKPTDPPVAPSLNFTVAPAPEGPPTMLAPTVIPPTTTTTTTTATAATTTTSAAGDEDVQPAGPNSTVRVLPVPPPPPPAPTDAPQPPPTTEPPPPPTPAEGDNGTTASAPETPTPDTYIDETFGVDTETTMEPMPDFTSDSTPNDGNQSDDMPIIAVMVALSSLLVIIFIIIILYMLRFKKYKQAGSHSNSFRLTNGRSDDTELQSVPLLARSPSTNRKYPPLPVDKLEEEMNRRMADDNKLFREEFNALPVCPIQASCDAASKEENKEKNRYVNILPYDHSRVHLSSLEGVPDSDFINASFINGYQEKNKFIAAQGPKEETVNDFWRMIWEQNTATIVMVTNLKERKECKCAQYWPDQGCWTYGNIRVSVEDTMVLVDYTIRKFCIQQVGDVSGKKPQRLITQFHFTSWPDFGVPFTPIGMLKFLKKVKTCNPQYAGPIVVHCSAGVGRTGTFIVIDAMLDMMIAERKVDVFGFVTRIRAQRSQMVQTDMQYVFIFQALLEHYLYGDTELEVTSLESHLAKLYAPSPGAGCSGLEAEFKKLTSIKIQNDKMRTGNLPVNMKKNRVLQIIPYEFNRVIIPVKRGEENTDYVNASFIDGYRQKDAYMASQGPLQHTIEDFWRMIWEWRSCSIVMLTELEERGQEKCAQYWPSDGVVVFGDISIEIKREEESESYTVRDLLVTNNRENKARAVRQFHFHGWPEVGIPTDGKGMINIIAAVQKQQQQSGNHPITVHCSAGAGRTGTFCALSTVLERVKAEGILDVFQTVKSLRLQRPHMVQTLEQYEFCYKVVQEYIDAFSDYANFK from the exons ATGCCAACTTCGCTTCTTCAG GGCAGAATGGGTGTGTGTCCCCTGCTCCTGCTGCTTGGTGTAGCCCTCAGGGCCTCAGCCCAGGATCATGTCCCCATCACAA GTCCTCCAAATATCACTGCCAAACCCACAGACCCTCCTGTCGCGCCCTCCCTCAACTTCACAGTTGCACCAGCCCCTGAGGGCCCACCCACCATGCTTGCCCCCACAGTCATACCgccaacgacaacaacaacaaccacgaCAGCAACAGCTGCCACCACAACCACGAGTGCAGCTGGAGATGAGGACGTACAACCCGCTGGTCCCAATTCCACCGTGCGAGTCCTGCCAGTccctcctcccccacctccaGCTCCCACCGACGCCCCTCAGCCACCACCGACCACCgagcctccacctcctcccacCCCAGCGGAGGGAGATAATGGGACTACAGCCTCAGCTCCAGAAACCCCAACTCCGGACACTTATATTGACGAGACATTTGGTGTGGATACAGAGACCACCATGGAACCGATGCCGGATTTCACATCAGACAGCACTCCAAATG ACGGCAACCAGTCTGATGACATGCCAATCATAGCTGTGATGGTTGCCCTGTCCTCCCTGCTggtcatcatcttcatcatcatcatcctctaCATGCTCAG GTTTAAGAAGTACAAGCAGGCAGGAAGCCATTCAAACTCCTTCAGACTGACCAACGGCAGATCAGATGATACAG AACTCCAGAGCGTGCCGCTATTGGCTCGCTCGCCCAGCACAAACAGGAAGTATCCGCCTCTTCCCGTCGACAAACTCGAGGAAGAAATGAACCGTCGCATGGCTGATGACAACAAGCTCTTCAGAGAGGAGTTTAAT gCACTGCCAGTCTGCCCCATCCAGGCTTCATGTGATGCTGCTTCCAAGGAAGAGAATAAGGAAAAGAACAGATACGTCAACATCCTGCCAT ATGATCACTCCAGGGTGCACCTGTCGTCTCTGGAGGGAGTCCCCGACTCTGACTTTATTAACGCCTCCTTTATAAAT GGGTACCAAGAGAAGAATAAGTTTATTGCTGCTCAAG GACCAAAGGAGGAAACAGTAAATGACTTCTGGCGGATGATCTGGGAGCAAAACACAGCCACCATCGTCATGGTGACGAAtctgaaggagagaaaagag tgTAAATGTGCTCAGTACTGGCCGGACCAGGGCTGTTGGACATATGGGAACATCCGTGTGTCTGTAGAGGACACAATGGTTCTGGTGGACTACACTATCCGCAAGTTCTGCATCCAACAG GTAGGAGACGTCTCTGGGAAGAAGCCTCAAAGGCTCATCACCCAGTTCCACTTTACCAGCTGGCCAGACTTCGGGGTGCCCTTCACCCCCATTGGCATGCTCAAGTTCCTTAAGAAAGTCAAGACGTGCAACCCCCAGTATGCTGGGCCCATTGTTGTTCACTGCAG TGCGGGTGTGGGGAGGACAGGTACCTTTATTGTGATCGATGCCATGTTAGACATGATGATCGCAGAGAGGAAGGTGGACGTGTTTGGCTTCGTCACCAGGATAAGAGCCCAGCGCAGTCAGATGGTCCAGACTGAT ATGCAGTATGTTTTCATCTTCCAAGCATTGTTAGAGCACTACCTTTATGGAGACACGGAGCTGGAAGTCACCTCTCTGGAGTCCCACTTGGCCAAACTGTATGCCCCCTCACCTGGAGCTGGCTGCAGTGGTCTGGAGGCTGAATTCAAG AAACTGACATCCATCAAGATTCAGAATGACAAGATGAGAACAGGCAACCTTCCTGTCAACATGAAGAAGAACAGAGTCCTGCAGATCATTCCAT ATGAGTTCAACAGAGTGATCATTCCAGTCAAACGAGGAGAGGAGAACACCGACTACGTCAATGCCTCTTTCATTGAT GGCTATCGTCAGAAGGACGCATACATGGCGAGCCAGGGGCCCCTGCAGCACACCATCGAGGACTTCTGGAGGATGATCTGGGAGTGGAGAAGCTGCTCCATAGTCATGCtcactgagctggaggagagagGGCAG GAAAAGTGTGCTCAGTACTGGCCCAGTGATGGAGTGGTGGTCTTTGGGGACATCTCCATTGAGATAAAAAGGGAGGAGGAGAGTGAAAGCTACACGGTGCGTGACCTCTTGGTCACCAACAACAGG GAGAACAAGGCTCGAGCGGTGCGTCAGTTCCATTTCCATGGCTGGCCAGAGGTGGGCATCCCCACTGACGGTAAAGGCATGATCAACATTATCGCTGCAGTgcagaaacaacagcagcagtctGGCAACCACCCCATCACTGTGCACTGCAG
- the idh3b gene encoding isocitrate dehydrogenase [NAD] subunit beta, mitochondrial isoform X1, which translates to MSVTMAAALRGSLVTLVKGLGGPRWQQLASRPLSVSAGLCSPEAPPARADATFKVTMVPGDGVGPELMTAVKEVFKAGDVPVEFEEFHLSEVQNMASEDKLDQVLTSMKTNKVAIKGKIHTPMEFKGELASYEMRLRRKLDLFANVVHVNSLQGYSTRHNNLDLVIIREQTEGEYSSLEHESVTGVIECLKIITREKSRRIAKFAFDYATKKGRNKVTAVHKANIMKLGDGLFLQSCAEVAQLYPKIKYENIIIDNCCMQLVQNPYQFDVLVMPNLYGNIIDNLAAGLVGGAGVVPGESYSAEYAVFETGARHPFAQAVGRNIANPTAMLLSAANMLRHLNLEYHSNMVTDAVKRVIKQGKVRTRDLGGYSTTGDFVHAVVENLHHRSVY; encoded by the exons atgtctgtgacgATGGCGGCCGCCTTGAGAGGAAGCTTAGTAACATTGGTCAAG GGCCTGGGTGGCCCCCGGTGGCAGCAGCTCGCCTCTCGACCACTGAGTGTGTCTGCTGGTCTCTGTAGCCCAGAAGCTCCACCAGCCCGGGCTGATGCTACCTTCAAGGTCACCATGGTACCAGGAGATGGGGTCGGACCCGAGCTGATGACTGCTGTCAAGGAAGTCTTCAAG GCAGGCGATGTCCCGGTAGAATTTGAGGAGTTCCACCTGAGTGAAGTACAGAACATGGCCAGTGAGGATAAACTGGATCAAGTGTTGACCTCTATGAAAACCAACAAAGTGGCCATTAAAG GAAAGATTCACACACCAATGGAGTTCAAAGGGGAGTTGGCTTCATATGAGATGAGACTGAg GCGTAAACTGGACCTGTTTGCTAACGTGGTTCATGTGAACAGCCTGCAGGGCTACAGCACTCGCCACAACAACCTGGACCTGGTCATCATCCGTGAGCAGACTGAGGGGGAGTACAGCTCACTGGAGCACGAG AGTGTGACAGGTGTGATCGAATGCTTGAAGATCATCACCAGGGAGAAATCACGGCGTATTGCCAAATTCGCTTTTGATTATGCCACCAAGAAGGGGAGGAACAAGGTCACTGCTGTCCACAAAGCCAACATCAT GAAACTAGGTGATGGTCTGTTTCTGCAGAGCTGTGCAGAGGTGGCACAGCTGTATCCCAAAATCAAATATGAGAACATAATCATTGATAACTGTTGCATGCAG CTGGTCCAAAACCCATACCAGTTTGACGTGCTGGTGATGCCCAACCTGTACGGTAACATCATTGATAACCTGGCAGCAGGGCTGGTTGGAGGAGCAGGAGTTGTTCCTGGAGAAAGCTACAGTGCAGAGTATGCTGTTTTTGAGACC GGTGCACGCCACCCCTTTGCACAAGCTGTAGGAAGGAACATCGCCAACCCCACGGCCATGCTGCTCAGTGCTGCCAACATGCTCAGGCACCTCAA CCTTGAATACCACTCCAACATGGTCACAGATGCTGTCAAGAGGGTCATTAAACAGGGCAAg GTACGGACACGAGACCTTGGCGGTTACTCTACCACTGGCGACTTTGTGCATGCTGTTGTGGAAAACCTGCATCACCGATCGGTTTACTAA